A genomic window from Levilactobacillus yonginensis includes:
- a CDS encoding Cof-type HAD-IIB family hydrolase, with translation MTQIKLIATDVDGTFLNSQRQYNHDRFDEQLTRLAAAGIHFVVASGNHLGHLHRVFAPTPAVQTFVAENGSLIVNQGKTLFETAIPNPIVNQVVTAILADDHLRPQVLRLSGAHGTYINRRDHPTDEASQDYFFNNIVRVDDLTEVHDTIYKINGEWPNETIQHLAAKLNARFPGQIHATASGFGSIDIVAPHMNKAIGLMQLAESWGLRKEQVAAFGDNDNDREMLEHVGLGVAMQNGTKSVRDVANLITPTDNDHDGVLNVIDAILAGEV, from the coding sequence ATGACTCAAATTAAACTGATTGCAACCGACGTCGATGGGACCTTTTTAAATTCACAACGGCAGTACAATCATGACCGTTTCGATGAACAACTCACCCGTTTGGCAGCGGCCGGCATCCACTTTGTCGTGGCCAGTGGTAACCACTTAGGTCACCTTCACCGCGTCTTTGCGCCCACCCCCGCCGTTCAAACGTTCGTTGCCGAAAACGGTAGTCTGATTGTGAACCAAGGCAAAACCCTATTTGAAACCGCGATTCCCAACCCCATCGTCAATCAAGTTGTCACCGCAATTCTAGCCGACGACCATTTACGACCACAAGTACTCCGATTATCTGGTGCTCACGGCACCTACATTAACCGGCGGGACCATCCCACGGACGAAGCCTCCCAAGATTACTTCTTCAATAACATTGTCCGCGTTGATGACCTCACAGAGGTTCACGACACCATCTACAAAATCAACGGTGAGTGGCCCAACGAGACGATTCAACACTTAGCCGCCAAGCTTAACGCCCGGTTCCCTGGGCAGATTCACGCCACCGCTAGTGGATTCGGCAGCATTGACATCGTTGCGCCCCACATGAACAAAGCCATTGGCTTGATGCAACTGGCCGAGTCCTGGGGCTTACGTAAGGAACAGGTCGCAGCATTCGGGGATAATGATAACGACCGCGAAATGCTAGAACACGTTGGTCTCGGCGTTGCCATGCAAAACGGGACAAAGTCCGTCCGTGACGTAGCTAACTTGATTACTCCCACTGACAACGATCACGATGGCGTGCTGAACGTCATTGACGCCATTCTAGCCGGTGAAGTTTAA
- a CDS encoding aldose epimerase family protein has product MKTAVNHWDTYQAQAVTEYAIENKNGVKLSILSWGATLHKLTVPSANGDKNLVLSYHKMADYLDNPFYVCMGIGRTGGRIGGSSFELGGQTIHVDTNEGDDTNLHGGPNGFNTVNWEGEVDDSNPTEAKIILSHTFKSSEDSFPGDMRAKMIYSLDDHDHVNLKFEANSTELTLFNPTLHVYFNLSDDQLISGQTLQINAQEHLEVTDKKIPTGNMIANADTPYDFAKGQNLGQAIRGLQGIPEKGFDDLFHVEPAADGTIAKLSDPQSNRAVTIKSQRNGLVVFTANSFTSDMKLTTGPGQPYMGVALEAQTLSDTPHHPNFGDVSLPAGETQSYEISYDVTY; this is encoded by the coding sequence ATGAAAACTGCTGTGAACCATTGGGATACTTACCAGGCGCAAGCTGTCACAGAGTACGCCATTGAAAATAAAAATGGGGTTAAACTCTCTATCTTAAGCTGGGGAGCTACCCTCCACAAGCTGACCGTTCCAAGTGCCAACGGAGACAAGAATTTGGTGCTATCTTACCATAAGATGGCCGACTACCTCGACAATCCATTCTACGTTTGCATGGGAATTGGCCGAACCGGTGGTCGAATCGGTGGAAGTTCATTTGAACTCGGTGGTCAGACCATCCACGTCGATACCAACGAAGGTGATGACACCAACCTCCATGGTGGTCCTAACGGTTTTAACACGGTCAATTGGGAGGGTGAAGTCGACGACAGTAATCCCACTGAGGCTAAGATTATTTTGTCCCACACGTTCAAATCCAGCGAAGATTCCTTCCCTGGCGATATGCGGGCCAAAATGATCTACTCTCTGGATGACCACGACCACGTTAACCTGAAGTTCGAAGCCAATTCAACCGAACTGACCCTCTTCAACCCAACGTTGCACGTCTACTTCAACCTGAGTGATGACCAACTGATCTCTGGTCAAACGTTACAGATCAACGCGCAGGAACACTTGGAGGTAACTGACAAGAAAATTCCAACGGGCAACATGATCGCCAACGCTGACACACCTTACGACTTTGCCAAGGGGCAAAATCTGGGGCAAGCTATCCGTGGCCTGCAAGGTATTCCGGAAAAAGGTTTCGATGACCTCTTCCACGTAGAACCCGCTGCTGATGGCACGATTGCCAAGTTGAGCGACCCCCAATCCAACCGCGCAGTCACCATCAAGTCCCAGCGCAATGGCTTAGTTGTCTTCACTGCCAACTCCTTCACGTCCGATATGAAATTAACGACTGGCCCTGGCCAGCCATACATGGGCGTTGCGTTGGAAGCCCAAACGCTCTCCGACACGCCGCATCATCCTAACTTTGGGGACGTCAGCTTACCAGCTGGTGAAACGCAGAGTTACGAGATTTCTTACGACGTTACCTATTAA
- a CDS encoding Spx/MgsR family RNA polymerase-binding regulatory protein yields MIKMYFHAKTTAVTKAMKWLANHDAIFTARDIKKQPLTREEILYMLSLTEEGTDDLISTRSKAYKALPASVQDMGMNELVDLLQKNPGILKNPIVVDRNKLATGFDLETIREFVPAAYRKKELASFFKILNGKGLGVSPA; encoded by the coding sequence ATGATTAAAATGTACTTTCATGCGAAAACGACTGCGGTAACCAAGGCTATGAAGTGGTTAGCTAACCACGACGCTATCTTTACGGCACGTGACATTAAAAAACAACCTTTAACGCGAGAAGAGATTCTCTACATGTTATCTTTGACTGAAGAAGGTACTGACGACCTGATTTCAACGCGTTCTAAGGCCTACAAAGCTTTACCTGCATCCGTTCAGGATATGGGGATGAACGAATTGGTTGATCTCTTACAAAAGAATCCGGGCATCTTAAAGAACCCGATTGTCGTCGATCGTAACAAGTTAGCCACTGGTTTCGATTTGGAAACCATTCGGGAATTCGTTCCCGCTGCCTACCGGAAGAAGGAACTGGCTAGTTTCTTCAAGATTTTGAACGGCAAGGGCTTGGGTGTATCACCAGCTTAA
- a CDS encoding N-acetylmuramoyl-L-alanine amidase, protein MNLRAKFGLFAVVVAGATFLGLNPVTVTPRSANESVAYAATKINAKHQGMVGDAKTSNNAALQNMINKWSGAVTIHVPKGTYVFNAGAIKLHSNINFKFDKGAVFRVTSGKRVNFVYPSPEAGYDGGISNVTWTGATFQGDNTAAGQSVFTQSIHHASNVTFNKCVFDNAESPTGHYIDIDGSHAVRVKNSVFTGFNGSMDYKEAIQVDYSNAKAMSYKNKGDKYDNLPSFNVKVDHNQFLPVSKASGQVASYAPNPIGEHAIYGHGKAGIIHDVFFTNNTVVDPKPLMSDGVATIHFKGISDLWITGNKFINQHVLGSGNYIYLYNSEPEYNMTNLNISDNTFTNVNPTKQYIYLDSKKANNPMTGVSITDNKATTQSGTKAAFVKGNFDLTGSDIDIANNTVKKQKAVITNVAAQQTITNTTVHKPTSNSSSSSSTSSQKLKKRKQTNKSEKYVGGLATQHAQLKKNYKTYSVYNHIRGHKNWNIMKFNWKKLKSKRVYVDMRATADTGKWYRIRFGKNAKTKYWIRTGALQFDTFNVEEYDRDLTLMKIYPVYTRPFNDPLLAKQKGTTADLAERRVTITHRVKRTDSNGKVTTYYQMSNGLWTRALAFDLDS, encoded by the coding sequence TTGAATTTGCGAGCAAAATTTGGCTTATTCGCCGTGGTTGTTGCGGGAGCAACGTTTTTGGGACTAAATCCGGTAACAGTAACACCACGTTCGGCCAATGAATCGGTGGCTTATGCGGCCACCAAGATCAATGCCAAGCACCAGGGGATGGTTGGCGATGCTAAGACGAGCAACAATGCCGCCTTGCAGAATATGATCAACAAATGGAGCGGAGCGGTTACGATTCACGTGCCCAAGGGGACGTATGTTTTTAATGCGGGGGCCATCAAGCTTCACTCAAACATCAACTTTAAATTTGATAAGGGTGCCGTGTTCCGTGTGACTTCGGGCAAGCGGGTTAACTTTGTCTACCCTAGTCCTGAAGCTGGCTATGACGGCGGTATCAGTAATGTGACTTGGACGGGCGCAACCTTCCAGGGGGACAACACCGCTGCTGGACAGAGCGTCTTCACCCAAAGTATTCACCACGCTAGCAACGTGACGTTTAACAAGTGTGTCTTCGATAACGCCGAATCACCAACTGGTCACTACATCGATATCGATGGGAGCCACGCTGTGAGGGTTAAGAATTCTGTCTTTACCGGGTTCAACGGCTCTATGGATTACAAGGAAGCCATTCAGGTGGATTATTCCAACGCGAAAGCCATGTCCTACAAGAACAAGGGTGACAAGTACGATAATCTGCCAAGCTTTAACGTGAAGGTCGATCATAACCAATTCTTGCCAGTCTCTAAGGCTTCCGGTCAGGTGGCTTCATACGCGCCTAACCCAATTGGTGAACATGCCATCTATGGTCACGGTAAAGCTGGCATCATTCATGATGTCTTTTTCACCAACAATACGGTGGTCGATCCTAAACCACTGATGTCTGATGGGGTCGCTACGATTCACTTTAAAGGGATTTCCGACCTGTGGATCACTGGCAACAAGTTTATCAATCAACACGTATTAGGATCTGGAAACTACATTTACCTGTACAATTCTGAACCCGAATACAATATGACAAACCTAAATATTTCCGATAACACGTTCACTAACGTCAACCCAACTAAGCAATATATTTACCTGGACAGTAAGAAAGCTAACAATCCAATGACGGGTGTCTCAATTACAGATAACAAGGCCACGACACAATCCGGGACCAAAGCAGCTTTTGTGAAAGGAAACTTTGATCTGACCGGGTCGGACATTGATATTGCCAATAACACGGTGAAGAAGCAAAAGGCAGTCATCACCAACGTGGCGGCGCAACAGACGATTACGAACACGACAGTACACAAACCAACTTCTAATTCTAGCAGTTCTAGCAGCACCTCTTCGCAAAAGTTGAAGAAGCGTAAGCAGACCAACAAGAGTGAAAAGTACGTGGGCGGCTTAGCCACGCAACACGCACAATTGAAAAAGAACTATAAGACTTACTCCGTGTACAATCACATTCGCGGGCACAAGAATTGGAACATCATGAAATTCAACTGGAAGAAGCTCAAGAGCAAGCGGGTCTACGTTGACATGCGTGCCACGGCTGACACTGGTAAGTGGTACCGGATTCGATTTGGTAAGAATGCTAAAACAAAGTACTGGATTCGGACGGGGGCGTTGCAGTTTGATACCTTCAATGTTGAAGAATACGACCGCGATTTAACGCTGATGAAGATCTACCCAGTCTACACGCGACCATTTAATGATCCGCTGTTGGCCAAGCAAAAGGGCACAACGGCTGATTTAGCGGAACGGCGCGTCACGATTACACATCGGGTCAAGCGCACAGACTCAAATGGCAAGGTCACAACCTACTACCAAATGAGCAATGGCCTGTGGACACGGGCGTTGGCGTTTGATTTAGATTCATAG
- a CDS encoding alpha/beta hydrolase, with the protein MASKWRWLAVFLGGSWLGYRWTTQVATPAVPLTNRRADTEYTAVPTLFIPGWGGNAWTYNGLLRWLARHGYGHKVLTVTVSRIGVLHFTGTWTGQATNPLIQVLFTHSFTADYQQQIRWITEILRQLRHRYGITSYNVVAHSWGGSAAVGSLVLHGPAVNLPRPNRLILLGAPVDESQPTRPVDEAFERLRDQRANLQAVGLLTIYNVYGTLLGRQTDGSVPATQVQALRQIVVGSPVTYQEHHVRGVSHGQLHASPAMWRLIARLLWSPGKLTSH; encoded by the coding sequence ATGGCAAGCAAATGGCGATGGTTAGCGGTTTTCCTTGGTGGTAGTTGGTTGGGTTACCGGTGGACGACTCAGGTCGCTACGCCAGCAGTTCCTTTGACTAATCGTCGGGCGGATACTGAATACACGGCCGTCCCCACCCTATTTATACCAGGATGGGGTGGCAACGCGTGGACCTATAATGGGTTGTTGCGTTGGCTGGCCCGTCACGGATACGGTCACAAGGTGTTGACCGTGACCGTCTCGCGAATCGGTGTGCTCCATTTTACTGGAACGTGGACTGGCCAGGCCACTAATCCCTTGATTCAAGTCCTGTTTACGCACAGTTTTACGGCGGATTATCAGCAACAGATTCGTTGGATCACGGAAATTCTGCGTCAACTTAGGCACCGTTATGGTATTACGAGCTATAACGTGGTTGCCCACTCGTGGGGCGGCAGTGCGGCGGTCGGCAGTTTGGTCCTGCATGGGCCTGCGGTGAATCTGCCCCGGCCTAATCGCTTGATTCTGTTAGGTGCGCCGGTCGACGAAAGTCAGCCAACGCGACCCGTTGATGAGGCATTTGAGCGGCTACGCGACCAGCGTGCTAATTTGCAGGCCGTGGGTCTATTGACCATTTATAACGTCTACGGCACGCTCTTAGGACGGCAGACGGATGGTTCAGTTCCTGCGACGCAAGTACAGGCGCTCCGGCAAATTGTTGTCGGCAGTCCGGTCACCTATCAGGAACACCATGTTCGCGGCGTTAGTCACGGACAACTGCACGCCAGTCCTGCCATGTGGCGTTTGATTGCTCGACTACTCTGGTCACCAGGTAAGCTAACGAGTCACTGA
- the rpsN gene encoding 30S ribosomal protein S14 — MAKKSKIAKAKRIEATVERYAERRAELKAAGDYAALALLPRDASPTRMHHRDHLDGRPHAYMRKFGLSRLNFRQLAHEGKIPGVKKASW; from the coding sequence ATGGCAAAGAAATCCAAAATTGCAAAAGCAAAACGTATTGAAGCTACTGTCGAACGCTATGCTGAACGGCGAGCCGAACTTAAGGCCGCTGGCGACTACGCAGCATTAGCTCTGCTTCCTCGGGATGCTTCCCCTACTCGGATGCACCATCGTGACCATTTAGATGGCCGGCCTCACGCTTACATGCGTAAGTTTGGGCTCTCACGCCTGAACTTCCGGCAACTCGCCCATGAAGGCAAGATTCCTGGCGTTAAAAAAGCTAGCTGGTAA
- a CDS encoding C40 family peptidase encodes MKTLKKVSLAVAFAAALVPAFSLGTTAHANATNTIVSTRNMTDTAYTRKSATGWTYNLGGTATNMTFGKKTHYLKNYPHTTWHATKKRYIVKKNGVKYLYYYVTNGRKTASGWIWHGYLQKKSYAHTSTNATTTGNGTYSDVYKAAKSKLGKPYVFGANGPSSFDCSGFTKYVFHKAIGQTLPRTAQQQYNSYDHVSAQNAKAGDLIFFGTSKNNISHVGIYKGSNKMIDAQLRGVVNEATNVSWWHTVGYSRPATLD; translated from the coding sequence ATGAAGACACTTAAAAAAGTCAGTTTAGCCGTGGCCTTTGCCGCAGCTTTAGTACCAGCATTTAGCCTGGGCACCACCGCTCATGCCAATGCCACGAATACCATTGTCAGCACCCGCAACATGACCGATACCGCCTACACTCGTAAGAGCGCTACTGGGTGGACCTACAACCTAGGCGGTACGGCAACCAATATGACCTTTGGAAAAAAAACGCACTACTTAAAAAATTATCCCCACACGACTTGGCACGCCACTAAGAAGCGATACATCGTGAAGAAAAACGGCGTGAAGTACCTTTACTACTATGTGACCAACGGTAGAAAGACGGCCTCAGGTTGGATCTGGCACGGCTACCTGCAAAAGAAGAGCTACGCCCACACTTCGACCAATGCCACTACAACTGGTAACGGTACTTATAGTGATGTCTACAAAGCAGCCAAATCAAAACTAGGTAAACCTTACGTGTTTGGCGCCAACGGTCCCAGTTCCTTTGACTGCTCTGGCTTTACCAAGTACGTCTTCCACAAAGCCATCGGACAAACTCTGCCGCGGACCGCACAACAACAGTACAATAGTTACGACCACGTGAGTGCCCAGAATGCTAAAGCCGGGGACCTGATTTTCTTCGGTACTAGCAAGAACAATATCTCCCACGTGGGTATCTATAAGGGCAGCAATAAGATGATCGACGCCCAATTACGAGGTGTCGTCAACGAAGCCACCAACGTATCCTGGTGGCACACGGTCGGTTACTCACGACCAGCAACGTTAGATTAA
- a CDS encoding MarR family winged helix-turn-helix transcriptional regulator — protein MTQTNDLNQSLEWFSQLQKIMRPVTTIKTEDITISLEQFNLLHAITDQREEFTPTKFAGQIGVSKSMISGQISRLLRAGLIESIASQVDRRQHNLKLTPDGVKVYTQVRGQVVERLTNLHNDIAKLM, from the coding sequence ATGACGCAAACGAACGATTTAAACCAATCCTTGGAATGGTTTTCTCAACTCCAAAAAATCATGCGGCCAGTAACGACCATCAAAACGGAGGATATCACGATCTCCTTGGAACAATTCAACTTGTTACACGCCATCACTGATCAACGTGAAGAATTCACGCCAACGAAATTTGCCGGTCAAATCGGTGTTTCCAAGTCGATGATCTCTGGCCAGATTTCACGGTTGTTGCGGGCTGGTTTAATCGAAAGCATCGCCTCACAAGTCGATCGTCGGCAACACAACTTGAAGCTGACACCAGATGGCGTGAAGGTTTACACGCAAGTTCGTGGCCAAGTTGTTGAACGACTCACCAACTTACACAACGATATCGCTAAATTAATGTAA